TGCTCGACTGTAAGTTCTTCTATCGGATCCTGAGCCATGCTGAAGATATCGATTGGCGCGCAGGTTACATTAAGGAATTCGGCCAGAAACGTAATTTTGCAGCAGAGGAGTTCCAGCAGAATATCAATGAGGGTCCCGGCCCGGTCAAACCGGATGACAGAGCGCTCGTAAATTTCAAAAGGGATGCCGGGCATCCGGCTGATTTCCTCGGCTGAACCGACCAATAAGCGATAAGAACTAACCAGTGATGTGAGATTGGGAACGATTGCATTTACGTCGGCGATAATTGTATTAAGAATTGGAGTAGCCACTTACAACCACCTCTTTGCCATTTGCTACATCATTGTATGCTGTGCGGCCCTATTTGGTTAATCCAACAGTAAAAATATCATACGGCAATTTGCCGGGCCATGGTATAATAATGAAAAGACAACCCCTGTGATACAGCTGGAAATGGGGACAGCTGCCCGGGACAAAGGAGGTGGCTTTGGTTGGACATACTTTCTTCCGATTTTTTATTGTTTATCGGTAATAAAGCATTGAGAATTTGCCTGATTTTGGCGGCGGCCGCGCTGGTACTGCGGTTTTTGCGGGACGTTGTCAGCCGACTGTTCGTTACCCGGCCGTCGGGCAAAATATTTTATTTTGACGAACGGCGCGCCCGTACGCTGAGTATTCTGCTGCAAAGCATTATGCGGTATGTTATTTATTTTATTGCTATTATTCTGGTCTTGCAGGAGTTTAGCATTGATACGACTTCAATTGTAGCCGGGGCGGGCATTTTAGGACTGGCAATTGGCGTTGGGGCGCAGAGTTTGATTAAGGATTTAATTACCGGATTTTTTGTTATTTTGGAAGATCAGTATGCGGTTGGCGATTATATTGCCAGCGGCGATATGACGGGAACAGTCGAGGAAATAGGTTTTAGAGTGACGAAGCTCCGGGATGCCAATGGCGTATTGCATATTATTCCGCATGGCCTGATTACCAAAATAACCAATTACACCCGCGGACATATGGTAGCGG
This portion of the Dendrosporobacter quercicolus genome encodes:
- a CDS encoding mechanosensitive ion channel family protein; the encoded protein is MDILSSDFLLFIGNKALRICLILAAAALVLRFLRDVVSRLFVTRPSGKIFYFDERRARTLSILLQSIMRYVIYFIAIILVLQEFSIDTTSIVAGAGILGLAIGVGAQSLIKDLITGFFVILEDQYAVGDYIASGDMTGTVEEIGFRVTKLRDANGVLHIIPHGLITKITNYTRGHMVAAVTVPVAYEADLSKVLELFAEACRQVGSAMPEVIDEPKVVGVVEFQPGGLVAKIVAKTVPLEQGKVEAALRYRIKILFDENGIPMPTVRQNS